A single genomic interval of Prunus dulcis chromosome 5, ALMONDv2, whole genome shotgun sequence harbors:
- the LOC117628501 gene encoding uncharacterized protein LOC117628501: MKKKLQPEDDRELEILKAVAQAWYSHSSGSRPTSEFDAHWRNFRGRLPSRFKLEAMRKSTSASNQASGYAAWDFGQSLWDAYEIVAVSKRLETGLFVDENPFNKLDSPTRVIRRRRESKHSLRSLFDKMSSRRFNEADVPPDNDT, translated from the coding sequence ATGAAGAAAAAGTTACAGCCTGAGGATGACAGAGAACTTGAAATTCTCAAGGCTGTGGCACAAGCTTGGTACAGCCACTCCAGCGGCTCTAGGCCCACGTCCGAATTTGATGCTCACTGGAGAAATTTCAGAGGCAGATTACCGTCTCGGTTCAAGCTCGAAGCGATGAGAAAGTCTACATCAGCTAGTAATCAGGCTAGTGGTTATGCAGCATGGGACTTTGGGCAGTCACTATGGGATGCTTATGAGATTGTGGCTGTGTCCAAAAGGTTAGAGACTGGGTTATTCGTTGATGAAAATCCATTCAATAAGCTGGATAGTCCGACCCGAGTCATTAGGAGGCGTAGGGAGAGCAAGCACAGCCTCAGAAGtttgtttgataaaatgtcTTCAAGGAGATTTAATGAGGCTGATGTCCCACCTGATAATGATACTTAA